One genomic segment of Micromonospora sp. WMMC415 includes these proteins:
- a CDS encoding ubiquinol-cytochrome c reductase cytochrome b subunit, producing the protein MIAPRLVRAVDSRLGARPLARKALTKVFPDHWSFMLGEIALYSFAVLVLTGVFLTLFFVPSSAETTYRGNYAPLDGERVPAAFASTVALSFDIPAGLLMRQTHHWAALIFVAAVVAHLLRIFFTGAFRRPRDVNWLVGVTLLALVLLTAFIGYSMSEDLLSGTGVRIAYSVVLSIPVVGGWLAFLLFGGEYPSDLLVPRFFIAHVLLIPAALVGLISLHMAILVRQRHTQFPGPGHTERNTVGSRLWPGYAARTVALFGYVAGTAVILGGLVQINPIWIYGPYDPAQATTPAAADWYLAWADGFLRLSPPMEFRIFGHLVPSQFPPGLALAVALVGLYAWPLLDARLTRDRAPHHLLDRPRDHPVRVGVGVAALTAVGVLTAAGNNDVIAYMLDASVTTVTSVLRILLLTLPWVIGAAAYWIARGLRDRPGEKLGSLSWAEVRSSAHVASRSGRRMPPGAGPVVPDDAHVELWQRAEEGWRWRYVEQRGAVSLISTDSFPDRQSAVTAATTAYPGVSVEEVSAPPAVGAASQRRGLLDGLVGTVGLVALFVIGRRRRHRDEREEVRID; encoded by the coding sequence GTGATCGCCCCCCGGCTGGTCCGCGCGGTGGATTCGCGCCTCGGCGCCCGGCCCCTGGCGCGCAAGGCACTGACCAAGGTGTTCCCGGACCACTGGTCGTTCATGCTCGGCGAGATCGCGCTGTACTCGTTCGCGGTGCTCGTGCTCACCGGTGTGTTCCTCACCCTCTTCTTCGTCCCCAGCAGCGCCGAGACGACGTACCGGGGCAACTACGCCCCGCTGGACGGCGAGCGGGTGCCCGCGGCCTTCGCGTCCACCGTGGCGCTCAGTTTTGACATACCGGCTGGGCTGCTCATGCGGCAGACCCATCACTGGGCCGCGCTGATCTTCGTGGCCGCGGTCGTCGCGCACCTGCTGCGCATCTTCTTCACCGGGGCGTTCCGCCGTCCCCGGGACGTGAACTGGCTCGTGGGGGTGACCCTGCTCGCGCTGGTTCTGCTCACCGCCTTCATCGGCTACTCGATGTCCGAGGACCTCCTCTCCGGCACCGGTGTGCGGATCGCCTACTCGGTCGTCCTGTCGATCCCGGTGGTCGGCGGGTGGCTGGCCTTCCTGCTGTTCGGCGGCGAGTACCCCAGTGATCTCCTGGTGCCGCGCTTCTTCATCGCGCACGTGCTGCTGATACCGGCGGCGCTGGTCGGCCTCATCTCCCTGCACATGGCGATCCTGGTGCGGCAGCGCCACACCCAGTTCCCGGGCCCCGGCCACACCGAGCGCAACACGGTCGGCTCCCGGCTGTGGCCCGGCTACGCCGCCCGGACGGTCGCCCTGTTCGGCTACGTGGCCGGCACCGCCGTCATCCTGGGTGGGCTGGTGCAGATCAACCCGATCTGGATCTACGGCCCGTACGACCCGGCCCAGGCCACCACCCCGGCCGCGGCCGACTGGTACCTCGCGTGGGCCGACGGGTTCCTCCGCCTGTCACCGCCGATGGAGTTCCGGATCTTCGGGCACCTGGTGCCGTCGCAGTTCCCGCCGGGCCTCGCCCTCGCGGTGGCGCTTGTCGGGCTGTACGCGTGGCCGCTGCTGGACGCACGGCTGACCCGTGACCGTGCGCCGCACCACCTGCTCGACCGGCCGCGCGACCACCCGGTGCGCGTCGGCGTCGGTGTGGCCGCGCTGACCGCCGTCGGCGTGTTGACGGCGGCCGGGAACAACGACGTCATCGCGTACATGCTGGACGCGTCCGTCACGACAGTCACGTCGGTCCTGCGGATTCTGCTGCTGACCCTGCCGTGGGTGATCGGCGCGGCGGCGTACTGGATCGCCAGGGGGTTGCGGGACCGGCCGGGCGAGAAACTCGGCTCGCTGAGCTGGGCCGAGGTGCGGTCGTCGGCGCACGTGGCGTCCCGGTCCGGCCGTCGCATGCCACCCGGTGCAGGTCCCGTTGTGCCCGATGACGCCCACGTGGAGCTGTGGCAGCGGGCCGAGGAAGGGTGGCGGTGGCGGTACGTCGAGCAGCGGGGCGCCGTCAGCCTGATCAGTACCGACTCCTTCCCCGACCGACAGTCCGCCGTCACCGCCGCCACCACCGCGTACCCGGGGGTGAGCGTCGAAGAGGTGTCCGCGCCCCCGGCTGTCGGGGCGGCTTCGCAGCGCCGAGGCCTGCTGGACGGTCTGGTGGGGACCGTCGGGCTGGTCGCTCTGTTCGTGATCGGGCGCCGGCGGCGCCACCGGGACGAACGGGAGGAGGTCCGGATTGACTGA
- a CDS encoding ubiquinol-cytochrome c reductase iron-sulfur subunit, whose amino-acid sequence MSAGRGTGPVAVMFGLAAVAAAGFAAAYVLDAGTQWLGVTLGLAIVSLAHGLAVWARRLLPSGGYVETNPELATRSRILPVPVIHEESPASHPGLRRLLLLAVGTLGLAALFPLRSLVGPRFSGPVEELRATPWRAGRRLVDTRNEPVRPDDVGPDSIVVTYPQDHREAPGAPVFVVRLDPAAPATDPAGVDGLVAYSLLCTHAGCPVGQYEPDVGRVFCPCHQSAFDLRAGARPVSGPAARPLPSLPLRVDADGYLSAAGELSSPPGPGYWSRP is encoded by the coding sequence ATGAGCGCTGGTCGGGGTACCGGCCCGGTGGCCGTCATGTTCGGGCTCGCCGCCGTCGCGGCGGCCGGCTTCGCCGCGGCGTACGTTCTGGACGCCGGGACCCAGTGGCTGGGCGTCACACTGGGCCTGGCGATCGTCTCGCTGGCCCACGGGCTGGCGGTCTGGGCTCGCCGGCTCCTGCCCTCCGGCGGGTACGTCGAGACGAATCCCGAGCTGGCGACCCGGTCGCGCATCCTTCCGGTTCCGGTGATCCACGAGGAGTCCCCCGCGTCGCACCCCGGGCTGCGCCGCCTGCTTCTCCTCGCCGTCGGCACGCTGGGCCTCGCCGCGTTGTTTCCGCTCCGCTCGCTGGTGGGTCCACGCTTCAGCGGCCCCGTCGAGGAACTGCGGGCGACCCCGTGGCGAGCGGGGCGCCGGTTGGTAGACACCCGAAACGAGCCGGTACGGCCGGACGACGTGGGTCCCGACAGCATCGTCGTCACCTATCCGCAGGACCACCGGGAAGCGCCCGGAGCGCCGGTGTTCGTCGTCCGGCTCGACCCGGCGGCTCCCGCCACCGACCCGGCCGGCGTCGACGGGCTGGTGGCCTACTCCCTGTTGTGCACGCATGCCGGCTGCCCGGTGGGGCAGTACGAGCCGGACGTCGGCCGGGTGTTCTGCCCGTGCCATCAGTCGGCGTTCGACCTTCGGGCCGGGGCCCGTCCGGTCAGCGGGCCGGCCGCCCGTCCGTTGCCGTCGTTGCCGCTCAGGGTCGACGCCGACGGCTACCTGAGCGCCGCGGGCGAACTCAGCTCGCCGCCCGGCCCCGGGTACTGGAGCCGGCCGTGA
- a CDS encoding c-type cytochrome produces MPATAWGRSPFRRAARVGRLAAVAACLLLLLPVVPTAAPTAPSPGSSMAAAHAAPSPPDLGRGASLYFRDCAGCHGQRGGGTPKGPAIAGAGAASVDFQVSTGRMPPASPRDVDRRADPVYGPEEIDALVRYVAGFGDGPPIPAVEPGDVSVGQALYLANCATCHSATGAGGALSGGRTAPALFEATAVQVAEAIRVGPGAMPAYPESLLDDRELNALVTYVEVLQNKRQDVDPGGLALGRIGPLYEGAVGLVAAALLFVLLARWLARRAPQGSRR; encoded by the coding sequence GTGCCGGCCACCGCGTGGGGCAGGTCTCCGTTCCGGCGCGCAGCGCGGGTCGGCCGACTGGCCGCCGTCGCCGCCTGCCTGCTCCTCCTGCTCCCGGTGGTCCCGACCGCAGCGCCGACGGCTCCGTCACCGGGATCATCGATGGCGGCGGCCCACGCCGCGCCGTCGCCGCCGGACCTCGGCCGAGGCGCGTCCCTGTACTTCCGGGACTGCGCCGGCTGCCACGGGCAGCGGGGCGGCGGCACTCCGAAGGGGCCGGCGATCGCCGGGGCCGGTGCAGCATCGGTGGACTTCCAGGTCAGCACGGGCCGGATGCCGCCGGCGTCCCCACGGGACGTGGACCGCCGGGCAGACCCGGTCTACGGCCCGGAGGAGATCGACGCGCTCGTTCGCTACGTCGCCGGTTTCGGTGACGGACCACCGATCCCGGCGGTCGAGCCCGGCGACGTCTCCGTTGGCCAGGCGCTGTACCTGGCCAACTGCGCCACCTGCCACTCGGCTACCGGGGCGGGCGGGGCGCTCTCCGGCGGCCGCACGGCGCCGGCTCTGTTCGAGGCGACAGCCGTCCAGGTCGCGGAGGCGATCCGGGTGGGACCCGGTGCGATGCCGGCGTACCCCGAGTCCCTGCTCGACGATCGGGAACTGAACGCACTCGTCACCTACGTGGAGGTGCTGCAGAACAAGCGGCAGGACGTCGATCCCGGTGGGCTGGCTCTGGGCCGGATCGGCCCGCTGTACGAGGGTGCCGTCGGGCTCGTCGCCGCGGCGCTGCTCTTCGTGTTGCTGGCCCGCTGGCTGGCCCGGCGCGCGCCCCAGGGCAGCCGTCGATGA